ggacattcttttttttttttctattgaccGAAATGAACAAGTAGGCAATTAAAGTTCAACTAATGCTCATCAAATTGCTCTCAAGCCTAGACAGACTAATCTGCCTGGAAAATAACAAAGCACTTATTCATTCCAAGAAAATCTAGTCCTTTACGTACAAAAATATATTAGCCagattttttttagatataCACGTTTCAATTGCTTATAAAATGCTTATCTTCAATTTATTTATAAGTCAAAAGTGAATGAAACCATTAAGAGTCAGAGTTAAGTCATAAGATGCTATGGGGTCAATATTCAGGTAGTGCACTGAAGGCTGATGTTAGCAAAACTTCCGTTAGCAAAGCGTTTGCAGGAGTTGCTTACTTTGCAATGGATGCACCAAATCAACTTCACTTGAAACACATAATGGCTACTGCAAACAAGGCACTTTCAGGAAACTTGTGCCTTTTTACACATTTGCTTATTGATGCCCAGAGCCGCAGGAAATGTAGAACGTTTGCTCTCTGCTTCCCCCGCACCAACCACGTGAACTGGAGCTCTCCAACAAAACTAAGAAGTGCTCAAGGCAACTCCAATAAATAACCGAGATGAACACAGTTCCCCCATTTTTGCCGTCGCCTCACAAGACTGTGATTTAaacctcttttttctttttcttgtatAAATCTGATATTTTCTCCCAACAGTGCTGGATGCTCCTACTTATCTGAGAGCGGCCACCCACCAAGGCTAAATGGTGATAAAAATGAATCCACCTCTGCTCTAAAGATATTAACAGGCCATGTAGGATgcttcatttttcatttcataATAAGTAGAATGGCCTCATGAagctgcacttttttttgggaACTGCCAGAAAATGTGCATAACAAATCAAGAAGCAACAAAGTGCCCTGGTGATATCTTCATTTAAATATCAAACGTTGCTTTTAAATTCACACCCTCACGGATTATACATCCTGTCTCCATATACTGAAGTCTTATTATAACGCTCAAGGACAAATTGGGCCGAGCGTCTCAATGTTCACGCTCTTGGCCAATGGATGAGTGGAGGTCAAGTCTGCAGCTAATGAGCTCAAATGTGAGTAGCGTGACCCGAATGATTTGCTAATGCAGCCTCTGGACTAAGTATTAGATTACTTTGCTCACATCCAGTCCTGGTGTAAAAGATCACATTCAATCCTGCATGCACACAGATCAGATTATTCATCAACTCAGAATGTACATATAGaagtgcaaacatattttttaaaatgactcAACTTGgaagatatttatttatttatttatttatttatttatttatttatttattgtctgtTTCATAGCATAAAGGGATCCATTGGGATAAAAAAATTAGACTTTAATTTTCAACTTTTAACACTTTTCAACACACAATTTGTAACGTTCATTCAAGAAAGAAATTATAATGTTGAACTTTATGGTCACAATATGATGCAATACAAGAGCCCAGCGTGTTCTATTAACAGTATGTTTGTTCTCAGCACCATTGTGATGgttgacattttcttttgtgtgtgaacatgacaaataaaaatgattctATTGTATTCCACATCTGAAAAGGGACGTAAATGATAAATGGTAAATGGACTGCGCGTATATATGGCGCTTTATCGACACGCTATGGTgttcaaaacaaacatgttgCATTGTTGTGCTGTTTTGATGGAGAGTAGCTGTTGATAATGATGACAGTTGGAGGATGTAATTGAAAAGTGAGCACTGCTGGCTGGATGCTCTCCCTCCTCTCTCTTCTCTTCTCACTCTCCTCCTCCTTACAAGGCCCGCGGGACTGGGCAAATGGAAAATATGGAATACAACTTCCCCGCATCTCTGCGCTTCATAGCGCAACCGGGCTGTCATCATTGTCCATTTGAGCCGGCTCCAATTTTCTTGCTGTACAGTAAGTACAATACAGCAAAACTTTAGATTCATGCAGAGTTACAGCAGCATCTACTGGGAGTCAGGTATAATGCAGTAGATGAATGAAATGTATTTCCTTTCACCTTTTTGCTGCATCCTCTTCTTGACATCCATCACGTTCCTCCTCTTCAAAATAAGAGTCAAATTGTAAAGGAGATGGACTATCAAACAAAATGTGCCACTTTGTCGACATTAAATCTATGTAAATTGTTTGGGAGTTTTAATTTCATATAAGTTGTCAAGGTTTTTAATTTTTAGATGAGTCAATCATGAAATAATACTATACATATTGTAAATTAGGAAATAAATATTCCTTTATAAGATCCCTAAATATAATGCTAGCTTCTATAATAACGGGGATTTTAttgaacacaataaataaaataataaataatataaaataatataaacacaataataataaaaaaagaaatacaccaTTGATTCCATTAATTGGAGATTACGATGGCGTCATACCCCTTGAGGCCGCTAGGGGAATCTGGCCAATTTTGCAAACTTTTCTCGTGGTTTCCGAGTGGGCGGTGACCCAACCTCCAAACGTTATTTTTGAGACCCGGGCTCGGTTGGAGGTCACGAGAGCACTTCCTCGGCCAACTGGACACCAATCAACAGGGAAGGCGAGCATTTTGGTGAGCACTTCATTGTCATCCTCATTTGCACAAACTTTGACGCATCTTCCATTCCATCATTTTGTGCGCGCCAGTGTGTGCGTAATTTGGTTTGCGCGTCGACGCAAATGGAGTGGCGGCAGCAAAGCACTTTCAGCTGCGCGGATGCCTTCAATGAGGCTCAGCGTTGGATTGAGGTGGGTGACATCATcttcatttcttttctttggACAAACCACAAGCTGTCACACATGCAGTCATTCAAAGTGAAGACTCAATAAGTTATGTTGACAGGCTCCATTAAAATGAAGAAAGCAGTTGAAGTCCTTATTAACGTTCCTTGCTgccattttgaaatgtttttaattGTTGATAATTGTGTATTGCTCACTGAATTGTTTAAGAGGCAGATTTGCTGTACATTTGGTTTCAATGCAGTTTGTTTCAGCTGACTGCTATCCAAGCATTGCACATTTGGCCAAGCTTAAACTATAACCAATCCATTCAAATGGGCCAACCATGAATGTTGACTAACTCTAAATAGGCTGTCAGTTGTCCGAGTGGATCATAATGAGAATGTGCACAGCGCCGGTTGGCGGGCAGCCCAACCAATCTTGCATGTAGCAGACTGGAGGAGGAAACCAGGCCTATTGATTTTTAATTAGTTGGTGAATGTAGTTTGAAACGGGCCCTGTGCCAAACCTCATCAAGAATTTGCTAATGGTGTTTTGTATGTTAAATTGTGGGTGGAGAATGTTTGGACTCAAAATAGTTGTCTGCctcctttttttggggggtgggcagagaaagatttgtatttaattatttatttatttatttatttatttatgtccatccacattttatttattaatgtatttatttattgtattttttaatttatttttatttgaatttaacAATTTTAGGGTATACTATTTGCTAGTGTCAACCAAACTGCCTGGCAACTTTCTGTTCGGATCATCAAGTTTTCCGTTTGTATTTTAGGAGGTAACCGGCAAACGGTTTGGTTGCAGCGACTTCCGTGCAGCTCTTGAGAATGGAGTCCTGCTTTGCGAGTGAGTCATGTTCGTCCATTGCCGCAACTAATATGAGTACCTATCAACCAAGTCAcggctattttttttcttcctcgtagcctgatcaaccaattaaaaCCTGGAATCATTAAGAAACTGAACCGACAAGCGACTCCCATTGCTGGCTTGGTAAGCGTTAAGTACtactatcatttattcaattgaAATTTTCAATTCAACCTTTTTGCTGCCAGTATTTGACTTGATCATAATTGGATGGCAGCTACTCACCAGGGAGTTGTGACATTTGTTTTGGTTGCCCATCCAAAAGCCTGAGGAGAAATTGGCTAAATTGTTCTGGTATTGCTTGTCGGGGTGATGACCCACCCTCTGAATCCATTAAGTTGTTTTTAGCATAGCTGGATTTTCGATTCTTATTTTGGCTCCAGGCTGTGTGCAAAGCTCAATTCAAATTTGTAGAACTGCCCAAAGCGAGCCGAGAGGACAAAAAAATCAATCGCCGCCCTCCGACTGGGGCTGATGAATAGTCAGGCCCAAAGTCAATGTGCTTGAGATGTTCATGATGATGGGGAATATATGCTGCGGATAATCCAGCCATACATATTAAACATGGTACACGCATAAGCACAGGCGATATGAAATGCGTGTCACGAGCAGCGTTGCACGAGACGTGTCATGTAAGTTACAATgtttgacttgtttttttttctcagtttgtGTTTTTGATCCGCAGGATAACATAAATGTGTTTCTAAAAGCTTGCGGAAAAGTGGGACTGAACGAGTCCCAGCTGTTCCACCCGGGAGACTTGCAGGACTTGTCAAGTCGAGCAATCGTCAGGTGCATTTGTCAGCAGTTTTGTCTCATCTTGTGTTTGGAAAATATGCAGGCtgctgcaatatttttttttttttttgtgcgcctACTAGCAGAGTtgttaaattctttttttttaaattactgcTCCCAAATCAATGAAAAATACCACAAAACTTGCTTAAACTTGTATTTTGAGAACATTGAAATATGACTTGGGCAACTTTGCTATTAGACTAACACAATGCTCCTAAAGTTATTCAATATGTTCATATTTTGTGaagatttatataaaaaaaaataatcttttatTTACTGTGACCATGTACAGAGATGCTTTCATACTTGTTTCTATTGTGACCATGTACAGAGATGCAGTGATACATTTGAGATTAATCTTttgttcattttcttcttttttgtagGCGAAACGAAAGCGGTCGAAGACTCAAAAACGTACGTCATATATTTTATCGTTTTCTGACTTTCTGCAGAATTGGCCAGGCCATCTGAGCTTTCCTAATTCCagcctggttttttttttgacatgtttTTCAACTGATGAAACTGCATAGTTGCATCAGAAGCCTCATTTGAATTCACACGCTGCTTGACCACATGCACACATTAATGAGGCTCTTTGTTAGTGCCCAGTTTCTTtgaaaggcctttttttttttttccccttctattAGGCAATTGGGGTCAATTTGTGTCCATTCTTATCCTGCGTTCTTTCATGCGCTTCCAATGCACACACCATGATGTCGTACGTAATTGTAAAGATGTTTGCGACTAAATGAGCAATTATTGTAACTGTCtaattttaatcattaattttcATTCTAAAATTGAGTGGTAAAGCGCAGCAAAGCGAATTCTCTGAAACAAAGTGGTTATTTTTGCTATTGTtggtcttgaacatattcatccCCAATTATGACTACTGCGTAAAAGTAATTTTAAACCATTACAGTCTTTGTGAGCACGGACAAAGGCAAAATCTCTATTTTGAAGAGAAAGTCAAAAAGGAATAACGTATGCCAGCCAGGAGCAATTACTTCTTGCCGTGTTACCAAGgtgattttttgtttgtttttgataaaGGTCACACACGTCTTTCATGTAGCAgtagcaattatttttttacacttttttttttctgacaatttTATTCTAAATATTCAAATATACAAACAATACAGCGCTTCCTGTTTGTTCCCCGATAAAGCCCTTGGataaaatcaaaatgaaatTGAGGAAGCAAAATTAACGCAGAGAAACAAAAGACATTCGGAAAGGTGTGAGAAGAAGCATAGCTTTGAATAAAGTGACGCATATCTCATGACTTTTTCAGGTTCTTATCACAGTCTACTGGTTGGGTCGCAAGGCCTACCTGGATGATTGCTACAATGGTGCCCAGCTCAACTTCAAGGCCTTCGAAGGACTCTTGGGATTGGCGTTGTCCAAGGTCCCATCCGCGACTTCAATCTCGGCTTCATATAATTGACCGAAACCTCTAACGACGCCGTCTCCTCACGTCAGACTCTCGACGACGGCGGTATTGTGAAAGACCGAGAGTGTGCTCATCCGGGAGGGCCCGTCGGCCATACGAGGGAGGCTTCCTTGGACAGCTTGGACTCTGCAGACTCTCGACCTCCGCGTACAAACAGTGAAGGTGTTTTTTAATTTCCGCGTTTCTACACATCTCAGTCATGGTGGGTTCATAATGTAAGACTTGGAATGGCTTCATGTGTTGCCAAGGCTGTGGAAGTGATGCGGAAGCTGAGCAAGTATTCAAGATGGAGACCGCTCGGCAGTCAACCAAAGGCGAGATGCCACCTCCAGTCCTGCGGAGGAAGCAAAAAAAGGACAATGGCAAAGTATCGACTTCATTTACCAGGTACCACATGACAAAATGGGCCGTCCattgtcaattttattttccgTTATTCATGTAAATTGTTAAAAGTATGCCAAGTATGGGGTTGTCAATCAATACATTGATTTCTCTTGCAGTGTTTTGTGCATTAGGAGCAAATCGTTGAGTGACATCCCAACGGTGCAAACTTCACATAAGGTTTCCCAAGAAGATGCTCGCGAGGGACAGGACACCTCCGCAGGGAAATGGAATCAAGACAAAAAATGGAGGAGCCACAGCGCCACCCAAGACGGTGAAGCTCGCTGGCAAGATGTGAGTCCAATTGTTTCCATGACATGAGAAGAAATGGGAGATCATATTTGCATTGTTTCAGGCCTTGACAAGGTGGAAGAACCATCGCAAGAACGTAAAGTCCAATCTCCGCAGGGAATCTCTTGACAGAGAAGGCGTCATGAACACGATGAACGACGGAGCCGAGAATGACCTTGAAAGCCAGCGCGGTGCGCAGCTGGAAAGGCAAGTTAACTTCCAAAGTGTGGAGCTGGCCGCCATATGTTCTGGAAGCAGTGAAAGGCCGCCGCCCTCACTTGTCTCGCTCCACGGCGGCGAACTGGAGTAATGTGACACATCCTCCATCTTTTCATTACTCTGACTCCTCTTCCATTACATGGCAATTCCACAGAGAGCAGCTGTCAGCGCAAAGGCACTGCCCGGCCTCCGTTTCTCCTCCATCAAACTTCTCAAGCGCTTTTCTCCGGACGCACGGTCGAGCTCCACTGACTCGAAGCTATGCGGCTGAGGTGCCATTTAGCCCCGCCTCTTCTAGCCAGAACTTTCCCCCTGCATATGTAAGTTTTGCAAGACTCAATGCTGAGCTTTTTAAAATTGTCACTACACTCGGAATCAcgatttattttctgcttgttgCTGTTGTCAGGCAAATTCGGGCGGAGCCACGCCCGGCTCCGATGAGAACGTCACGGGACAGGAGACCCGGTTTGCATCTTTGGCATTAAATGGAGCAGCGGTAACGGCACCAACACGGGATAACGCTTTGAGCTCCCAAAGCCGGTTCAACCTTTCCGCTCCCGTTGACCCTCGAAGTGACGCGAGTCAACCCGAGAAGGTTCATACGAGTCAATTGACTTTTCTCGGCGCAGCAGGTTTCCCAAATGACGGCGAATCGGGAAGCTCTGTCGCTTTCCGAGACCTTCCTGACCCGAAAGCCTTGTCTGGAACGGAGAGACATGAAAACGCTTCTGAAATGTCAGGAGACAAAAGTAGATGTGAGTCGGCTGAAGGCAGCAGAAACTATTTGAGCAGAGCCGCTTCTTGGTCGTGTTCAGCCAGCCTTCCTCGCGCCTTCAAACGGGCCGAGGGATCCTGTCGCCTCTCGTCCGTCATCACAGCTCGGCCCTTCGGGACCAAGCAGTCCAGGATTCCAAAACTCTGTCATGTGAGTGTCGTCGCTGTAGCGCCGTTTTGttattgtttgcattttttcagttaaagtttatatatatttaaaaaacgtTCATACATTATTTGCGAGCAACGTTTCAGGTATTGTTTTAACATTAGtccttgcaaaataaaaaataagatgggaaaaaaactTTATCATtatgtaatttaatttaatttaatttcatttaatttACCTAGCAGGGTCCGCTCGTGGCAATTAACATAATGCGAGCGTGGACGACCTGCTTGGTCTGCTACCTACCTCATTAAAAATATATGCCGCTGTGTGGGTTGATGCAACGCCTTTGATATGCTGTTTACGACTTCCGATACACAACTTGTGCCGTTTATTTAATGAGTCATGTTTGCAGAGCCTAACGGGAGTAGGAGAAGGCGCTCCTTCCTCACCTGCTAGCGCCACGCTCAAAAGACAAACCGCCTCGTCTTACCTAAGAGGTCCGCCTCAGCATCCCAACCATGTGGCGCAGACGACTTTAGCAAAAGCAGAGCGGACCAGTCTTTCCAGGCAAAGCTTTCGCTCTCAGCAATATTCAAAGACGCAGGCCCAACTCGGCAAAGCCGCAACTCTGCCACGTAGCGGCAGCGTCGACACCCCCAAGGTATGTGTGATTGTTCCTGCGGCATCATCATATTGCATTGTCAACATCAGGACGGATCAACACTGACAGCACCCATTCATCAAATTAAATGAgccagatgagaaaaaaaaaaaaggaagcagcagagcgcattttaatattttctgtccagcctcgcctcgccttgcctTGAAATAAGACTTTAATTTGTACGGTGACGCAACTCATGGTCCATTCACTCCTACAGTTGCGTTTTCAAATCCGGACAAAAACTTCCTCTTTAATATGAATGAAGCATCACGACGGATTACGCAAATTTGTCCAAAGGGTGGAAAAGTCCATGAGAGCTGCTACTATACTTCTTCCAGCTTGCCCCTCGGAGTATCTCATTTCAATGTGGAAGCACATGAAACTGGATCTGTGGGTGTCAACTTGAAGTCggcgtgtgtgtgctgtgtgcttTTCAGGTCGACCACAGAGACCCGAGTCTTGTTCCCATACCAAACAGTGGACCGGACTTTGTTTTCCAACCACTTTGGGAAACTACTGAGGCAAGAAGAAAATGTTATCATGCAGGTAAAATGTTCCTGGACATTGTCACTGTCACTTTGATTTTTCTCCAATTGTTCTTTGGAGGCAACAAtatttctcttattttcttgcatgctttttatttttggcaAGACGATAAATCGTGATTTCATGTTCAAAATTTTTTTCCGGTTCAACGCCGCTTTTGGAGAGTATTTAGAAGccaaatataaatatttcaacAGTTTGGAGATTTCCTGTTGATTTACGGAAGCTGCCGACTGTTTTGCAAGAATGTGGTGACTAcctggaagaaagaaaaaaaacaatcagcagagaaaaaaaacaatgcagtcAAAAACCCTTTTATTGAAAAGTTTCTGCATGACACACTTTGAGGAGAACTCCTTGGAATTGGGGCCATTCACATTTGGAGCATTGTGACttatttttccatttgcttTGAGCAAATCACGCTAAAGCAAGGTGCCTTGTTTGTGTTGCGCTGTCTGTGCCCTCATCCGTCTTCATTTTCTTGACGGCAAGTGTCCTTCTCGCGCCAGGCGGCCCGGCGGACTTCTGCCAGCTGTGTGCAGATGACGCCATCCCGACTGTCCGCGGCGATCTGGCGGCGCGCTTGAGCTCCGGCCCGTGGGAGGACAAAATGGCATCTGCCCTGCAAATTGGCACCCTTACCGCCGACAGTCGACGTTATGAAAAAAAGGGTGAGCTCGATAATGACGGCCATCTTGTGTCCACCACCAATGCGATGATCGGGTTGAGAATGCCAACAGGAAACAAAAATCTATTTGCTCCGAAGGTTTAAGGTCTCAGCAAAGGGATTAATATAcagagggggggggaaaaagttcTGTACCAATCCAGCGTTTGCCCTTGCTTTCCTGAAACTTTGAATGGCATTGCCGTAAATCAACCGCCAAAGAAACATCTGCAAATCGACTGGTCGAGGTGAACTCAAAATATAGTCATTGCCCACAAAATGGGCCAACCAGACACACTTTTGCACTTGTTTCCAATTGGATGTCTGAGTATGTGCGTTGCTTAGTAACTATGAACCGTAGCGGTCCCTTATGTGTAAATGATTGGGTGGGGGGATAAAAGCACTAAAGTGTAATTGGACATTTAGATCTGCCGTGGAAATGCAGGATAATGAGCAAATAGAATAGACAATGCACGGCTAGCTTACAAGACAAAATGTCCAGTGAGCGGCATGCGAAGTGGAAGaattgatgtttttctctacttTACAACATTAATTGCATACGGTTGTCTTGTTTGTCTCCTGCTACCGTGGACTGGAGGCTCTGCAGGCTTCAGCTCGTGGGTTTACCTATGTGGTAATGTGTTTTTGTGCTGTGTGCATTGTGTGAGAAGATTCTTGGCAACGGAGCAAACCCAATTTCAATTCATTAGCATTGAAATTCTTTTGAAATGCATTTCCTTGATGTAATATTGAATCGGGGCTATATTGGTACAGATACTGACATCGTGATCCCAGATTAGGATTTTCTGCcaccttgtttttgtttttaaattagtttcatatttatgtattttatatttctagttattttatttttattttatttttacttttattatatattttttatttaattttttattattgataCGAACAACTATTCAACTCATTAGGTTTCTCTAAACTTTTCAAAAACCTGAAGTATGCCGAATACTTCGCTGATACTCTCAGTGACTTACTTCATTTTGAAGATCTGAAGTTAAGATGGGACACATTCCGCATGAAGCTCCAAATTCAGCTGCCAAATGTCATATCCACCGGAGCGGCAAGGCCTAAGCAGTCTGGGCGGCAGCATCCTGTTAAGATCTCTTGCTTGGCTGAGCTTGGATGACTTTGGCCTGGCTTGTCCAAGCAAGCTGGATGTCACATTTTTGCAGCCCAACTTGTCAATGAAAGTGGAAATTGCAGCTCAATGTTAATTTGGAAGCTGAATTGCGTTTCATGAATGATCTGTTTGgcagcagagatgaagtcttttgtttgttttttgtcacgCAGGAGGTTCCGAATCTGCAATCTCCGATGTAAGTGTCCACCATTTAACAAAATGTGTGTTTGCACGGGTGATCATGTCCAGCCTGTGTGTGCAGCTCCAGGTGCCGTCCCTCACCCGCTCCTCATctaactggtcatgggaccacgAAGGCGACCACAGGCGGCAGCAGAAGTGGCAGGAAGAACAAGAGCGCCTTCTTCAGGTGAAAACTAATAACAGCAGCCTGGAGAATCAGATGGAATGGTGGTGGGTGAGATGGTCCGTGTCTTGGTCAGGCGCAGTATGAGCGAGATCGGCGGCGGCTGCAGGCGGAGTGgcagaaggcaaaagaggatgcACGTGAGGAGGTGTGTAGGAGGCCGGCTGTGAAAACTTGCTCGTCTCTCCTTCTGTAAATTAGAACATCACCCTTTGAGGTGTTTGTTCCTTCACTTCACGCTGGCATACAAACATTTGACATCCTGTGTGACTGCCTTTTAATTTTCATCAATGGGCTCCAGTGATCCGTGCGAAAATGGATTCATGGACCGTTGTTTGATTAAATTGAGGCGctcaaattatttatttttttcttttgtctgtcTGTTAAGCATCCAGTGGCAATGTTCTTCAGCAGGCCACTTAACACCAGAAATGCAATTTGTGGTTTCAGAATAACTTTGGAGTGCGAGATGATGTTGAGACCCCTCCGGGAGTGACTCATCTACATGGtttgacaaaaataaatgaGCGGAGCCCTGAAGAACTCGGCTTTAAACATCAGAACGGCACACGCAAGGATCTGAATAACAAAGACTGGTAAGGCCTCGTTTttgtgtcacgtgaccgggctgATGACTCGGATTgtgcttttgcattttttattttatttattttatttattttataatttatattatttatgtttttttttctttattcatttattttattcattgacACCTCAGGGCTGAAGGCACCTCTGGCTTTGCTGGGCTTTCTCCCGCACACAGGTCAGAACAATCAAACTTTCTATCCGTCGCTGCCTTCTTAGCTGACGTATTTACTTTTCCACTGGAACCTTCCAaccaaaatattcaaatattgtatCTGTGTTCGTCCCTTAGGGCAAAGTCGTTGTCTACTTCAGCATTAGCCGAGTCCTACAAACAACCAAAAGGTTAGCCGAGCGTCTCCTTGTAAACTTTCTGTCGTTTTACTCTTGTACACTCACAAATGTCGGTCATCATTCAGGTGATCAGAGGAAAAGGAAAGAAGAGTTTGCTTCCAAGGCCGAGCAAGAGCGCCAGCAAATCTTGGAGGAGATGAAAAAGCGAACTCAGCTCCTGACTGACAACAGCTGGATACGACAGCGCAGCAGCGTTTTTTACAAGGAGCCCATCTACATCGGGTTGCCCCTGAAGAGGTTCAAAGTTTATCACGTGGATCACACGCTTAATTATTATTCTCAACTTTGTGCTCGGATGCTCACAGGTACGAGTCGCTCGACTCTCTCGGAAGCGCCCGGTCAACCCTCACGGCGGCTGATCCCCGACCACATTCAGCCACCGCAGGATTTTGTGGCGCCGGTAGAACCTCCTCTGCCCGTTACAGTAACGGATCGAGATCATCTTTGAGAAATCCTCCCACGGACCCTCACTCCGGCAGGTAATGTCATTTTCCCTCGATCATCTCAAAGCGTCGCTTCATggtgtgctgctgctgccaggATGCTCAGTGGGAGGAGaacttgctgtgtgtgtgaaggccatctgaGTAGTGGGGCAGCCATGGTTATTGAAGAACTTAATCTCAGCTTCCATTTTGCCTGTTTTCAGGTGAGAGCTTAACAAAGTGGTGGGGTGCTCACATGGGTCTTGGTGCGCTTGGATTTTAACGGCACTCTTTTCACGCCTCTTGGTTCAGTTTGGGCCGAGTTAATCTCCTCACTGGGTTGGAGAGCGGCTGTCTCGCTCCATCTGGTCAGCTTAGTCACTATTTACGATGTCATTATTTGCAGTATGAATACCACTATAAGGTACGAtgataaatgtttttattttttttattttatgtatttatttaaattattattttttgttattattccctttttttattattattcccaGTCGTGGAAGGTGGAGCGTTAGCAAGACCTTTCCTGCTAGCCTAAACACTGTCAGCAGCACTGACCTACATTTCCGACCTCAATTCAAATATTTGTTCCGTGAAATGTTTCCTGCACAGTCTGCTCTCTTCATTGGGAGGAATTTTTCTTGGTTGCGCTCCTTCCAGTCGCTCCTTTATTTACTGGAACTCTTCTTCTCTAATCACATTTCTCCTTGTGTGCTACCAATCAAACTAATCTGTTCAGGGACTTCCAAATCAATGTTTCTTGATGACGTCAGCGTTTTTCCATCCTCTAATTGGTTACAAAACTTTTACAGCTGAATTTGACCAGCGATTGTGAAGAAAATATAGTCCAAGTTAAAAGTTGTCCTTTTCTGACGTTATTGTCTCATTAGATAATAATTCTCAAGTCCTCCAGATGGCGTACtcgtgtgtttttgtgtactACTGATGGTTCCTATAATTCCAACGTGGTCGTGTTCCATCACAGacactttaaaaagaagtaaATATCAGCCTTATAACAAGAGTCCACATTTTTGGAGCCTTGAGGTTTTCTGACTGACtaaacaaaatcaaatgttgGGAGCACACTTTCCATTGACTCATTTTTGTGGTAAGCAGAGAACCGATGGCCTCTATTTGTCTTTTCCTTCGTGAGGAGCACGAAACCTGAGCGCTGTCCACTTTCTCTCA
This genomic window from Syngnathus scovelli strain Florida chromosome 4, RoL_Ssco_1.2, whole genome shotgun sequence contains:
- the LOC125967309 gene encoding LIM domain only protein 7; protein product: MEWRQQSTFSCADAFNEAQRWIEEVTGKRFGCSDFRAALENGVLLCDLINQLKPGIIKKLNRQATPIAGLDNINVFLKACGKVGLNESQLFHPGDLQDLSSRAIVRRNESGRRLKNVLITVYWLGRKAYLDDCYNGAQLNFKAFEGLLGLALSKTLDDGGIVKDRECAHPGGPVGHTREASLDSLDSADSRPPRTNSEGCGSDAEAEQVFKMETARQSTKGEMPPPVLRRKQKKDNGKVSTSFTSVLCIRSKSLSDIPTVQTSHKVSQEDAREGQDTSAGKWNQDKKWRSHSATQDGEARWQDALTRWKNHRKNVKSNLRRESLDREGVMNTMNDGAENDLESQRGAQLERQVNFQMKGRRPHLSRSTAANWSNVTHPPSFHYSDSSSITWQFHREQLSAQRHCPASVSPPSNFSSAFLRTHGRAPLTRSYAAEVPFSPASSSQNFPPAYANSGGATPGSDENVTGQETRFASLALNGAAVTAPTRDNALSSQSRFNLSAPVDPRSDASQPEKVHTSQLTFLGAAGFPNDGESGSSVAFRDLPDPKALSGTERHENASEMSGDKSRCESAEGSRNYLSRAASWSCSASLPRAFKRAEGSCRLSSVITARPFGTKQSRIPKLCHSLTGVGEGAPSSPASATLKRQTASSYLRGPPQHPNHVAQTTLAKAERTSLSRQSFRSQQYSKTQAQLGKAATLPRSGSVDTPKVDHRDPSLVPIPNSGPDFVFQPLWETTEARRKCYHAGGPADFCQLCADDAIPTVRGDLAARLSSGPWEDKMASALQIGTLTADSRRYEKKGGSESAISDLQVPSLTRSSSNWSWDHEGDHRRQQKWQEEQERLLQAQYERDRRRLQAEWQKAKEDAREENNFGVRDDVETPPGVTHLHGLTKINERSPEELGFKHQNGTRKDLNNKDWAEGTSGFAGLSPAHRAKSLSTSALAESYKQPKGDQRKRKEEFASKAEQERQQILEEMKKRTQLLTDNSWIRQRSSVFYKEPIYIGLPLKRYESLDSLGSARSTLTAADPRPHSATAGFCGAGRTSSARYSNGSRSSLRNPPTDPHSGRMLSGRRTCCVCEGHLSSGAAMVIEELNLSFHFACFQCVGCQQYLGKTDIGVQVRVRNKKPYCEPCYFQLKSTTSAFV